A region of the Vanrija pseudolonga chromosome 2, complete sequence genome:
AGGGGTACTCTTGGGCGCAGCTCCAGAAGGGCAAGACCTTCCTGTCCATTCTCATGCACCCCTACGACGACCAGCGCGCATACCTCCTGACTACTGGGCGCGACATTTACTACACCAAGGACACGGGTCGTTCCTGGAGCTGGATGACCGCCCCTGCAGACGCCAACCCGCTGCAGATTACCCTCCTCGACTTCCACCCCACAAAGTCGGACTGGCTCATCTACACCGGCTCGTTCGACTGCGACGACACCATGTCCCAGAActgccgcgcggcggcctaCTACTCGACCAACCACGGCTACTCGTGGAGCAAGATGGAGGAGTACGTTCGCAACTGCCAGTGGGCACGcgacgagaagctcaagaTCAACGAGCGGTTGGTCATCTGCGAGTCGTACAAGAACAAGAAGGGCACTCAGCGCCAGACGGACGGCAACCCCTTACAGCTCATTGCCGGTGACAACTACTACTCGAACAAGAAGGTTCTCTTCGATGCTGTCGTGGGTTTCACGACCTTTGACGAGTATctcgtcgttgccgagctTAAACAGGAGACGAACACACTGGCCCTTCAAGTGTCTCTTGACGGCACGCACTTCTCTGAGGGACAGTTCCCTCCCGGCATGAAGATCGACAACCACGCGTACACCATCCTCGAGAGCAACACCGACTCGCTCTTTCTGCACATGACCATGAGCAGCGAAGCGCATCTTGAATGGGGCACCATCTTCAAGTCCAATTCGAACGGCACGTACTTCAGCATGTCGATCGAGGACGTCAACCGCGACAGGAAGGGCTTTGCCGACTTTGAGAAGATGATTGGTCTTGACGGCATCGCCATGGTCAACATTGTCTCCAACCGCAAGACTGCGGCCACGGAAGGCAGCAAGAAGTACCAGACGAGGATCACCCACAATGACGGTGGTACTTGGAAGCCCATGCCACCTCCTGACCGCGACTCGCTGGGCCAGAAGTATGACTGCACCAAGAGCTCATGCGCGCTTCACCTCCACTCCTACActgagcgccgcgaccccAAGGCAACGTACAGCAGTCCTTCGGCTATTGGCCTCATGATCGGTGTCGGTAacgtcggcgaggatctTGCCGAGTACAAGGAAAGCGACGTCTTCCTTACCCGAGACGGCGGTTTCCACTGGGAAGAGATCCGCAAGGATGCTCACCTGTGGGAGTATGGCGACTCTGGCTCAATCATTATTCTCGCCAACGACGAAGAGCCTGTGGACCATGTCCTCTACACCACGGACGAGGGCCTGACGTGGCACACCTATGCGTTTGACGAGAAGATCCGCGTCTCCTCGCTTCAGACAGTTCCCGAGGACACTTCGCGACGATTCTTCCTCATTGGCAAGAAGACGGGCCACGAGGGCAGCATCCTGGTGCACCTCGACTTCTCCAGGGTTACCCCGAGGCAATGTAAGTGGCACCGGCCCGTGTATGGCTAACCACCCCACAggcgagctcaaggtcgacgacccCAACCACGACGACTTCGAACTCTGGAGCCCGAGCCAGAACCGTGACGAGCAGTGCCTGTTTGGCCGCCAGACCCTCTACCACCGCCGCATTCGTGACAAGGACTGTTACATTGGCGACCAGAAGTGGGATGAGACGGCCACCATCAAGCGTAACTGCACCTGCACCGACACCGACTTTGAGTGCGAGTTCAACTATGTCCGCAAGGGCGAGAAGTGTGTCCTCGTAGAGGGCGCGCAGCCGCTGTCCATCAACACGCTTGAGGAGCAGTGTGTGGGTGACGCACAGTACTGGTACGAGCGGACCGAGTACCGCAAGATCCCATACTCGTCGTGtgacggtggcgagcgcATCGACCGAGGCAAGCGCCACGAGTGCCCCGGCCTCATCAACCGGAGCGGGCTTGGCGCCTTCTTCTggggctcgctcgccattCTGCCGTTCATGTGCGCGGGCGTCGCAGGATGGTGGTATGTCACCAAGGGCAGCCGACCAGGGTACGTTGAGCACCGACTGGTTGAATTCACAGCTAACACCTCCCAGCGCCAttcgcctcggcgagcaccgtgcctatggcggcggcgatgcgacctcgggcgcgctcgctgtcCTTGCCTCTGTACCCTTCTTCCTCATCGGTGTTGTGGCCGCCGGATGGTctgccgtcgagcgccgcctgccgtTCATCGAGGGCCTGTTCACACGGCGCCCCGCGTACCGCAGCGTCCCAATCGACGAGGACGCTGAAATTCTTGGGACTTATGAGGACGATTAGGTTATCTCTCTGTGTCGTAGTCTTGAAAAACCGCCTGTAGCATTGCATTCATGCATCAGTCTCGTCTAgcgggcgcgcgacggcgctgtcCCCAAGTGCTTTTGATTATCTAGATTGGTGAAGATCCCCGGGATTCTATACACTGCGCCATCCCCTACTTGGCCCCGCCGTCGATCCACTCCTGGTGGCgcttgagcagctcgtcaaTGATGAACTCTTcaatctcggcctcggggcgGTTAGGCGCGAGCTGGTTGAGGTGGAGCCACGTCTCGGAGAAgacctccttcttcttcttgagATCACGGCGGAAGGCAgggccgccctcggcgtccgagtcggccagGGGCGGGGTCTCGGCGCCCCTGAtcctgtcgtcgccgacgctctTCTGGCGCATCTTGCGCTCGACAAACACCACCTCTTGCTTGCGCTTGTGCAGTTCATTGCCGATGACCAGCTGGTGGCCGTAGCGgctgagcgcggcgcgcgccttgggGATGAGCAGGTCCTCGTCGGTTTCCAGCTTGAAGGACACGATGTAGCCCTCTGGCGTCCACTCCTGCACGAGCGGTCGGAGGACCTTGGGCACCTGGTCCATCTCGAGGGACAGGGAGCCCTTTACCGACTGGATCTTGTGCTCGGCCTGGCGCGGTGATCAGCTTGGCGCCAGCTCGTGGCACTCACAACGCGGTCTTCGGGGAGGAAGAAGtcggacacggcggcggcgaggtagaACATGCCCCTCCGCTCAAGCGGCGCCATGacccccgtcgccgcgcgcaggaGCCACAGGTAGTCGTTGATCGTCTGGAACTCGACGCTAAGGATCgtgccctcggcctgcgcctTGTTGTACGCGCGCAGGATGGGCAGCAGCTTGGCCGCCTGCGGCTCGGCCACGCCGATGCTGTCCCCCGTGATGgtgagcaggtcgaggaacGGGTTCAGGCTGTGGCTGTAGTGTCTCGAGAAGGGGCGCAGCGAGTGCGTCCGGTGCAGGAAGAGCACGGCGTAGCCCCGTGCGAGGAAGTACTCTGCCGACgtggcgccgcgcgtgcCTGTTGTGTGAgcggtgtgtgtgagtgagcGGGGTAAGGCTGAGGAGCAGGGCAAAGGACCGGGGAGGCGGAtgtggcgcgagcgagcgacacgTTGGGCAACGTGCACTTGCCACTCGGCACGCCGAAGCAACCCAGCTCGCCATCACTCGCGCCATCAGCCTACCTGGCCACAACGTGCACACCGCACAGACGGAAGACCCGACCCTCCTTTGCCCCACATCTGAGATCTCGCCCGTGCATCGCGCCTCGACTCACCCGCTGAAAAGTTGTCAAGGAAGCGGACGCTGGGAGGTGAGTTGGCTTCTTTGGCCCAGGCAACACAACTCACGTATTTGCCTCGAGGGGAACGGTAGTGCCGCCGCTCTGCGTGGTCAGTGCCGGCTTGGGGAGATGTACCGGCTAGCCAGCGCGACTCACGGTAACCAGCACGACCTTCTTCCCCTCCACATCCGCCCACTTGTTCACCCATgcgcgcatcgccgccgtcttcTCCTTGAGGTTGGCGGGCGGGTGCTGCGTCTGGAAGTAGTCGTCGGTCGTGAACTCGcgctgcggggtgggggtgtgcgcagcagctggcgctggcaccggcgcagcagcgggcgcggggtcggcgctGCCCGTCATGGTGTGTGTTGTCGATGTTATTGTTGTAATTGTTCGAGTCGAGTTAGTCGTCGAAGACGTCAAGAGTCAATCGTCAGAGTGGGGAATGACCCGGGTATGCAAGCCGGATGGCACGATTGGGccggtggggtgggggtggagggtGTACGGAGGTATTCCCACGTGGCTTCCATTTGGCGATCTGGCCCCAGGCCTGGCCGGTTCcggcgcggggagggggagagcaAGGAAGAGATTCAAGTGGAGAGACGAGGATGACTGACATTACAGCACGGAAAGAACTCGATCCCGACAACCATCAACTCACATCCTGCACATCGCTCTCGCGCACCCCCGTGTTGTCTACTTACCCAACACACCGCCGCGGGCCGCCACCAACTGCTGACCGCACACCCCGACTCCGATaggcgccacgccacactgCGCCTCCGTCGACCAGGGTACCCTCGCGGTCGACTCCACCGTCCCCGACAcgttcgcgccgccgcgctgccttCCCCCTTCTCCGACTTCCCAACAACTCCCTCCCCACCTGCCGACCTCGCTCTCACGtacccccacccacccgcctccccgccaagcgcgccatGTCGttcgccatcctcgtcggccaaTGCGCGGCCATGTTCTTCGCGTCCATCCTGGTGGGCTCGCTGCCGCTCCTCTTTAAAGCCGGCATCGGGTGTACGTCGCTTCGCTGTCTCGGGTGGGCAATGGTGCTGACTCTTCCACAGCCCGCGGGCTCAGCGGCGTGTCCGTCCTCGGAATGGGCATCctcatcggcgcggcgttgacGATTATCATCCCAGAGTGCGTTGGGTAGTCGGACTGGCTCCAGAGCAACGCTGATAGCCACAGGGGAGTGGAGACACTCTACGCTAGCTCCAAGCACTCGGAGACTCACACGATTGGCATGAGCCTCCTCGCGGGCTTTGCCTTGATGTTCCTGTAAGTGGTTTCCTCTTGCTCGTTGTGTCCAgcctcgcctccctcgcccGTTCGACCCAACCGCGGCGCTTACGCGGTCGCCGCAGCGTTGAATCGTTccagcacggcgacggcggcggaggccACGGCCACTCGCATGGCCACTATctcccgacgacgagcctgcacgacgacgagcccctccccctcgcaccCCTCCGTTCTTcccacgccgcagcgccagcTCACCCGTCCAGCGTCGAGAACATcacgccgcacccgccgcacgaccacgaggactgcgaggaggagcgcgcagAGTACAGGGCCGCGATCGCCGAGGACCGCGTGCCGATGCTTCCCAAGCCCGATGCGGAGCACGACCACAAGTGTGCGAGCCATGCCGCTGCGCACGGGCTGAGTGCCACTCTCGGCCTGGTGAtccacggcgcggcggacggcATCGCGatcggcgcgagcagcttgtCTGGCAgcgcgcagcttggcctggtcgtcttcctcgcggTTTTAGTGCACAAGGGTGAGTATACAAACGCCACTAAGGCCGTAAGTGCACAACTCACGCCCCCAGGCCCTGCCGCCCTCGGTCTCACTACCACCCTGCTCAACCTCCACCTCTCGCCGGCGCaggtgcgccgccgcctggtcATCTTCTCGCTGTCtgccccgctcggcgcgctgctcacGTACGCGTTCGTCCTGCTGTTCGGTAAGGGCAGCTCGACGAACGGGCACGACAGGCTCGGCTGGTGGACTGGCGTCGTGCTTCTCTTCTCCGTGAGTTGCAAGGTTCTCACATGTCCGGCGACAACTCACACACCCCCAGGGCGGATCATTCCTCTACGTCGCCACTGTCATCCAGCCCATCTCGCAGACTGGCCCAGACGACCACTGCCACGACATCCACCACGAGGTCcacaagcgcgaggagcccCCACCCCTCCCGTACGGTATGCGTACCGGtctcatcctcggcggcatgctCCTTCCCCTGCTGCTCTctctgctcgtcggcagccacgaccacggcgcATAGGCTGTGTGATCGCACATCAGCTACGTGATTCGCCACGCCTCACTCCTCATCATCTCTCACCATCACTACACACGCCGGGCTCCCGCTCGCAGACCCGCTCATCGCATGCCCGGTAGACGCATCGCCGATTGTACTTGTATCTTTATCTGGTTAACATAGACGGGTGTATGTCTTGACCTATGACTGGGAACATGATGCTGCACGAAACTATGATGATTAATCTACAACGCTATCTCCTCTCTGTGCTCAGTGCTACTCCTCCCTCCTACTACATCCTCCTGCCCACTCTCTCCCACTAGTCGAGATCGTCAGGGCTAATCGAGTTTTGGCGCCTtgcagtgctgctgctgccgccgggtGCCTGGGACccatcgcgctcgcgcgcctctcGCTCCTCACGCTCGTGCGCCTCCTGCTCCCTACGTGCGTGCTTGGCGCGGTAGTCGTCTGGAATGGCTGACGAcagctgggcggcggggagcgcGCCAGAGGCGAgcacgggcgagggcgggtccgcgtccgtgtccgtgtcgGCACCAGCAACGGGCGAAGGCGGGTCTGCATGCAGGACCGCCGCATCGTGCTCagccgcgagcgagtcgcCCGTCAGAAGATCAACTGGGGCTGGTGCCGCGGGCGGCCGGCCCAGGTTGGCAAAGGCTGATGCTGGTGCCGCCCCGAAACCTGAGGCACGACGAGGGGTGCCTGCTGGACGGGGGCCGACCCCTCCGACTGTGGGCGAGGTACTTCTCCTGTCGACATCGGGTCGGGCGCTGGCGGCAGCCCCCGTATCTGTCGAAGGATCCGATGATGAAGCAGTAGCCGCAGAGTCTCCTTCCTGTGTGCTGGGGTTGTTCGGATTGCCCTCGGCAGTCGCGGCGCCCGCCTGGCCCCAGAGACGGTTGAGGATGTTGTTGAAAATGCCACCAGGGCCAGTGACCGGCGCACCATGAGCTGGAGCAGTTGTAGGGGAGCCTGGGTTGGTTGAGCTaccagcagcggcagcagcaggccggtTCCCATCCTCTGGGACGAGGGAGAAGCGGCAGACTGGACATGAACCGTTGACTTCGAGCCAGGGAATCAGGCAGTCGGGGTGGAAGATGTGCCCGCATGGGACGCggaccacctcctcgccaagcttGAAGTCGTCCATGCAGATCGAGCAGTCCTTGTACGTGCTCTTTTCTGTGGGGTTAGCGAAGGAAGTCAACTCCAACCCACCCAACGTCTCCTCATCCAGCTTGAATCGCGGCAGACCATCAATGACCGTCTTTGACGCCGGCAATGGGCCCTGTGGACCCGTTGCCTGCATCAAGCGCTCAAGAACGTCGTTGAATCCCTCTGGGATGTCAGCCTAGCCCCCGGTGCGCACACTCACGCTCAGTCATGACATAGTCACCAAGCTGGCCGTTACGCCCGAACGGCGCTCCCCTCTCCTCCGCAACCATCTGCATGAGTGCCTGAAGCTGCGGTTGTTAGCGGGTGGTTCGTTGCAATCCATCACCCACCAGATCAATGCCCTCCATCTGAGGCTGGCCTGGCCCACGGTGCTGTGGCGGGCGTGCCCCAAAGCCGCCAAAGAAGCTATCACGTCAGCCTGATCCCCCTTCCCCACATACCTATCCAGCCCTTCGTTGGGGTTGCCCGGGGCGCCGTTGTACCCCGCGCCATTGTACTGTCCGCCGAGGAAAGGATGTCCCCAAGGCTGGaatggcggcggctggccgtAGCCTGCCGTGCCCTGGCCGAAGCCCGCCGGGCCGTTGTACGTCTGGAAGCGGACGGTCCCGTTCCCAAAGTTGAACTGCCACGTGCGCCCGTTGTCCGTGTTGGTGATGTTGGagcccgacggcgcggggcgcgggggcggcgtgtcgtgtgcgcgggcctgctgctgctcgccgccaccgccgaagATCGAGCTGAACAGCGACGAGAGGATACCCGGCGCCTCTTCGGCCGGAGGCGCGGGCACCGGGCCTGTCGGGGGCCGCTCGGggatcggcggcggcgggccaggcggcggcgcgtggtaCTCCCCCGGCCGGGTGGGCGGGTGCGGCAGCTCGTACCGCGGGTCCGGGTTCACTTCTGGGTCCAGCTGCGtgcgggtgtcagcggcggtGTCCGtgcgcggggcgaggcgaggaggtcgggggaggggcggcggcggacaaaGGCGTGTGGGGAGCATgcaggcagcggcagggTCCGTAGAAGCGCGCCGCAGACTGGCCACAtcctgacgccgccgaggacctcaCACCACGGACTACTTACAATCTCGATGAACTCTGACCGGCACGAAGCGCAGTGCGGGACGCCGTCGATCTGGGGTGTTATTCTGGAGCTCGTTCAGCACACCACTGCGAGCTCACCTCCAAGGGCCGCATCTGCGCCCCGCACTGTGTCGTGTCAGCGTTCGGTCCACTGACTGGCTGGTCGACGCGCGGCCGTCCAGCTAGTTAGCTTACCTCATGACATATCCAGAACGGCGACGCCTGGGGCATTGTgtgtgatggtggtgggtgtgactatgctctctctctctcgtgCGTGTGCTGTGCTGCTGTTCGTCGTGTTTTATGCTGTTGTTTGTGCGTTGATTAAGTTGTAATGTTGAGGTTTGTGGTCATGGAAGGTGGTAGAGTCAGTCAGTTGCTGGCGGCGAACTTGTAGATTTGGACCGACCGAGCAGTGTTGGGGAAGGCGACGCGGGGGACCGTGGAAGCAATGTCGTCACCGACGGCCTGTCATCCAGGCACACAAACACGTGGAGATTGCAGCCACTCTCCGTCGGTACTGAGGCGACCAGTTGGGTGGCAACCAGCATAGCATGTTGTTTACTCTTGTTTGTTGCTCACCAGCAGCTCGATCAGCTCTGTGCAAgtgacagcagcagcaatcaCATACCATGTGTGCCTGCACAGCATGACCATCTACAAACGAAGCCCCTGCCTGGCGCGGATGTGGCGCTCTCGCACGACTTCACTCTGTTCACAACGACATGAAACTTCTGTCATACCCAGACCACCTCACATGCTACAACAACTTATGACACGCTACACTGCCGCTCTCTTAATCTTCATCATCAGAGTCCGACCCCGCAAAGATGTCGTTGTCCTTGAAGATCTCAGCTGCTGTCTTTGCTCGCTTGGCTGGtggcgccttggccttctctGCTGGCTCATCGTTCGCCCCGTTGCGCTTCCGACTGTCACTCTTCTCCTCCGTCTTTTCGTCGAAGTGGACGCCAGACTTCTCGGCTGGTGGATCCTCCTTCTCAGCAGCCGCAACAGGAGCAGGCACAGCCTTCTTCGGCTTGTCCTTGCTGGGGTTATATTCGGCCTTGAGAGCCTGGAAAGATTAACTAAAGCTCGCAGAAATCCGTGCCAGCTAACCTTGATCTCATCAACATCCATCAGCTCCTTGGGCTGCCAGACCGTCGACCTCAGCTTGCTAGGGTGCTTTGAATCGATCCCGAGCACGGTGTAGAGATCAGACTTGGAGGACGAAGGCTCGATCCCGTGCTCGGTGAGCAGAGTCTTCATGACCTGTCTGTCAGCTTCGGGGGGAAACAAATAGAAGCTAACCTCGGTCATGAGCCCCTTGTCGTAAACGTTATCCACATAGAGGCAGATTAACTGCGAATACCCATCCGGATTAACTGTGGCGACCTTGACAGTGTTGACGCCCGCGTCCTTGAGCGGTCCTGAGGCGACAGAGCGTGCAACTCGAGCCCAGACACCGTCGACGTTCTCGTTACTCGAGAACAGCATCCTGCCGTCAGTGGAGGAAGGTCGAGGACTGCCCACCATTTGCCACACGTCCATCCCGATTCCTCGCTCAGCGTCTTGAGAGCCTGGGTAGCTTCGCCCAATGCCTGAGCTTCAGCACCTTCTCAGTAGAACGCGAAGGGAGGCTCGAGGGAAGGCTCACTTCGTCGCGGACAACCTTCTTGCTCTTGACACCCTTGCTAGCGCGAACCGGGATAGAGCTGTCACTCTGAATTGTCAGTTACCGCCATCCAAGCAAGAGACAGCTGACATCGATCTTGTTGATCTTCTTCACAAGGCCATCAACTGTGCGTGTCAGCTGATTCTCTCGAGCGTGGGTAGCTGACATACCGATGACCTGCCCCTTGCCAATCGCAATGGTATGCGCCTTGTCCTCAGCCTCGGGGTCTGTtgcctcgccaccgccattACGCGCCCATATCCACTGAGGAGTGAGTATTCTGCCAACAAGGGGCCTTGCTACTCACAGGCGCGTCGTCCTGGCTCAGGATGGAGGGCTTGtactgcgcgcgcgtcagctGTGGTGGACGAGTTGAAGCAGCAGACAGGCACACCTTTTTGATAAACTCTTCAATGTCGAACTTGTGCTTTGGTGTCCAGTAGTACTTGAGTGGGTCTGGTGGACTCATTTTGCGTCGTGAGGTATGATGAGATGCGGAAGGAAGAGAAAGGAGATGACGGGAGGGGTGCCCGCGATTGTTGACGCGCTTGGCGGGTTAGGTGGACACTCGAGGTGGAGGGCTGGCTGGGAAACACGTGGCTCTGCTTCCGCTGACTACACTTCATCTCCTCACCTTGATGGCAAATGCATGGCTGGCTAACCGTACAACATGGATCTATAATGCactgctcctcctctcgaTGCACGCCTTAGGCGTCGCCCAGCTTCTCGCGTATCCGCTGTACAATGTCGAGGTACGCCTCGGTCGCCGGCGAGTCGGGGTACGCGTCGAGGAAGCTCTGGCCCTCGTCGCACAGGGCGCCGATGCGGGGGTCCAGGGGcaccttgccgaggagctcgattccgagctccttgcccattgcctcggcgccgccggtggtCGGGGCAAAGATCTGCGACTCGCCCTTGCACGAGGGGCAGACGAAGCCGCTCATGTTCTCGACCAGTCCAAGAATCGGGAGGCCGACCTTGTTACAGAAGTCGATCTCCTTGCGCACGTCCTGCAGCGCGACCTCCTGAGGCGTTgtgacgagcacggcgccgtcaatccccgcctcggcgaggtactgGACCACGGAGAGGTGCTCGTCCGACGTGCCCGGAGGCGTGTCCACGACGAGGTAATCGAGGTCTCCCCATGCCACGTCCTTGAGGAACTGCTTGATGAGGCCGTTCTTCTTGGGACCGCGCCAGATGACAGCGTCTGCAGCAGAGGGGAGGAGGAACCCGATGGACATGACGGCGAGGTTGTCGGTCGCGTACGCGGGCGACCAGCCCTCTGCGCTCGTGTGCACCGTCGCCTTCTCAAGGCCAGTCAGGAGGGGGATGGACGGCCCGCAAATGTCCACGTCCATGATGCCCGTctgcagctcctcgtcggcagcaaGCGCCCACGCCAGTGCGGCAGTGAACGTCgacttgccgacgccgcccttgccggaCAGGACGAGGATCTTGCGTCGGACGTTCTCCATGCGCTGGCGAATGAGAGGGATGTCGGGGTCTGGGCCCTTGGGACCCTCAGCACAGATAGCCTGGTTCGGGCAGCCGTCGCATGCATCGGCCTTGCCTGCGTTTTCCGCCTCGGGGCCCTGGGTGTGTGCGGGGGATGGGGTGTGCGATGGGGACGAGTTGAGGCAAGATGCGAGTTGATTGACATGTCAGATTGGACCGAAGGCGAGTTATAGAGGAAGAGACATGCATCAGTGCCATCATCTCATCGCTGCAAGACACCACTCACAGGACAGTGCTCGTTCGCATCCTCCGGCACCTCGCCAACAGGTTCaggcgaggacgacccgTTCGCATCGCCGTTCGTTGTGTGTCCGTTGGCACCATTCGTCGTGCCGTTGGTGACGTGCACGCCGTTGGCGATGCCGTTCGTGATTGAGCTCACGCCGTTCGCGACTGCGGTGCTCATtttgttattgttgttgcgTGTCTAGAAGTTAAAGAAAGACTTGTCGTTGAAGATGGTGGCAAAGTTGGCTCGTAATCAGTCAGCAGTTGCGAGTCGGAGCCCCCAGTTTATCCGGGCCACCCAAGTAGCGCCtgcctccacctccacttgACTGGCCAAAGTCTGGCTTCCTGCTCTTCTCGATTCGCATCGCGACCAGGACGCTTGTTTCTCACACCTCGCAAGCATGATCcgcaccgcagcagcacggcgacTAGTTCGACCTGGACCGAAACAAGCGCCTGGAGCGTCCCTCGGGGCAATGGGACGTGCCCGCGCGCTGCACGTCCACGCACATAccttgtcctcgccgacgcccgcctcCCTCAAATCAcacctcgactcgctcccTCTGACATGGGCGTCGTCCGAGGGGCTCTTGTTCTCATTCTCGACGTCGCTCCCGGCCGCTTCCATCGCCCCGCtgctcgacatcctcgcggCGCACCCAAACGCTGTGGGCTCGTTCCACCTCTCCGCGAGGCAGGTGCCCGAGGTGTCCGTGGCGACTTTCACGCccgagcagggcgaggcgccGGTCCAGAGCTGGCATCTGAGCGAGACGGGTCGtgcgccgcccgccgtggGCAAGTGGCAGCGCCCCGGGGCGGAAAAgtacgtcgaggacgacgcgggcgacgcAATCGGCTCGCTTGAGGACCggctcaaggacggcgggTGGGACGGGCTGTGGAAGGCCCAGGGGGAGAGCGTCAAGATTGACATCAGGAATCCGAAGTGGTGAGTTGGTGTGTGCTGGGCGGGGTCTGgagcgggggaggaggggagacTAATGGCCTGGATATTTGGAGCTGAATCTCTAGCGTGAGGACACTGATCGCCCTGACCGACGCTACGCCAGCACCGACGCTTGCTGCCCTCGACGCATTGCCAGAAGCCACAAAGGTGGGTGTCAGGCCAGCGAAAGTTACATGTTATGCTGATGGCATCAGCTGGGCTACGTCGCTACTCCGACGCCGTTCCTCACAGGATACCCATTTACATTGTTCCACGGTCGCAAGGTGCTGCAGACCGGCGCTGTGGGGCTCGCTATCCCTAAACCTGCGGATGTCGATGTCGAGTACGGTGTCGAGCCGTTTGGTGCCCCGACCAAGGTTAAGGCGTGAGTGGTGCGAGAGGGTGCCACATTCACCAGCGTGGGGTCGAGTGGTGACGGCGATGACTCCTGATCTGGTTCACTGACGACGCAGCGCCCGAGGCAACCTCCTGCTCACTATCGAGGGTCCCAACCCCAACCCGACTGCCAcgctcatcgccgccctccATGTCCGagacaagggcaaggcaaCGGGCCTGACCAAGGACGAGAGTTTCTGGCTTCAGATCCAAGACCCAAAGGTGAGTTATTCAACATCAATGTGCCACGCAGCTCGTGTCCACAGTGCCCGCCAGCGGTAAAATGGCGCGCCGTACGCCCAGTCGCGTGTCTTACGGCTTGCTGCGCGTCTTGTGTCTTGTCGCGTGGCGGTAGCGCGGTTTGTGTCACATCGCGGCGCGTGTACGACGTGTTTGTGCCGCGGCACGTACCCACGCCTTGGCATGCACGTACGGCAGGCAATCGACCTGTGCGCTGCGCGTAGCGACGGGGACGTGATGTGTCTGAGATCCCCACCTTCAAGACCTCATATCGTTGGCTCGATCGCTCGCGCTAACGACAATCTGTTGCTGACGGAAGCAGACCTCCGATGTGCGGGTGGTGCACATTCTTTCCGGTGATCCCAGTCGGGGGGCACTCTCGTTGGACACGGAAATCCCGCTGGTGCCCGGACAAGACGTTCAGGTAGGCAGGAAGAGCACCGACTGATGATCTGGGGCCAGAATTTCTGACAGAAGACTAGTTTATGTGCCGCACCGGTGCGATTCCTCTCCCCGAGCCGCTGGGTGGCGCTCTGCGGTTTGTGGCTCTGCC
Encoded here:
- the CAB2 gene encoding Phosphopantothenate--cysteine ligase CAB2 gives rise to the protein MTGSADPAPAAAPVPAPAAAHTPTPQREFTTDDYFQTQHPPANLKEKTAAMRAWVNKWADVEGKKVVLVTSGGTTVPLEANTVRFLDNFSAGTRGATSAEYFLARGYAVLFLHRTHSLRPFSRHYSHSLNPFLDLLTITGDSIGVAEPQAAKLLPILRAYNKAQAEGTILSVEFQTINDYLWLLRAATGVMAPLERRGMFYLAAAVSDFFLPEDRVAEHKIQSVKGSLSLEMDQVPKVLRPLVQEWTPEGYIVSFKLETDEDLLIPKARAALSRYGHQLVIGNELHKRKQEVVFVERKMRQKSVGDDRIRGAETPPLADSDAEGGPAFRRDLKKKKEVFSETWLHLNQLAPNRPEAEIEEFIIDELLKRHQEWIDGGAK
- the slc39a9-b gene encoding Zinc transporter ZIP9-B, whose translation is MSFAILVGQCAAMFFASILVGSLPLLFKAGIGSRGLSGVSVLGMGILIGAALTIIIPEGVETLYASSKHSETHTIGMSLLAGFALMFLVENITPHPPHDHEDCEEERAEYRAAIAEDRVPMLPKPDAEHDHKCASHAAAHGLSATLGLVIHGAADGIAIGASSLSGSAQLGLVVFLAVLVHKGPAALGLTTTLLNLHLSPAQVRRRLVIFSLSAPLGALLTYAFVLLFGKGSSTNGHDRLGWWTGVVLLFSGGSFLYVATVIQPISQTGPDDHCHDIHHEVHKREEPPPLPYGMRTGLILGGMLLPLLLSLLVGSHDHGA
- the NBP35 gene encoding Cytosolic Fe-S cluster assembly factor NBP35 → MSTAVANGVSSITNGIANGVHVTNGTTNGANGHTTNGDANGSSSPEPVGEVPEDANEHCPGPEAENAGKADACDGCPNQAICAEGPKGPDPDIPLIRQRMENVRRKILVLSGKGGVGKSTFTAALAWALAADEELQTGIMDVDICGPSIPLLTGLEKATVHTSAEGWSPAYATDNLAVMSIGFLLPSAADAVIWRGPKKNGLIKQFLKDVAWGDLDYLVVDTPPGTSDEHLSVVQYLAEAGIDGAVLVTTPQEVALQDVRKEIDFCNKVGLPILGLVENMSGFVCPSCKGESQIFAPTTGGAEAMGKELGIELLGKVPLDPRIGALCDEGQSFLDAYPDSPATEAYLDIVQRIREKLGDA